One segment of Salvelinus fontinalis isolate EN_2023a chromosome 12, ASM2944872v1, whole genome shotgun sequence DNA contains the following:
- the LOC129867011 gene encoding apoptosis-associated speck-like protein containing a CARD, translated as MATPVPQRLLATLEKLDKATFEIFQWNLMQETLEGFTPMSTARLEDANRHTTVSKMVQAYKKEGAMKITQKILENMGMNDLADKLKTDGDKDQAATPQSSQDQSAVMETKQYGAQFVDDNMEKLVQRITMVMPIVDGLYQKKMIHDEDYSEITVAQTSMAKMRKLYLALKPGGAVAKSAFYQILLEQQSLLVEELGGVGQK; from the exons ATGGCCACACCCGTTCCACAGCGGCTGCTGGCTACCCTAGAAAAACTAGACAAGGCTACATTTGAGATCTTCCAGTGGAACCTGATGCAGGAAACACTCGAAGGCTTCACTCCCATGTCAACCGCCAGACTAGAGGACGCTAACAGGCACACAACAGTGAGTAAGATGGTGCAGGCCTATAAGAAAGAAGGTGCCATGAAAATCACACAGAAGATCCTGGAGAACATGGGAATGAATGATCTAGCAGATAAGTTAAAGACAGACGGTGATAAAG aTCAAGCTGCTACTCCACAGTCTAGCCAGGATCAATCTGCAGTCATGGAGACAAAGCAGTATG GTGCACAATTTGTGGATGATAACATGGAAAAACTTGTTCAAAGGATTACCATGGTGATGCCAATAGTAGATGGCCTATACCAGAAGAAAATGATCCATGATGAGGATTACTCTGAAATTACTGTGGCCCAAACCAGTATGGCAAAGATGAGAAAGCTGTATTTGGCCCTGAAACCAGGAGGAGCGGTGGCTAAATCAGCCTTTTACCAAATTCTACTGGAACAACAATCTCTTCTCGTCGAAGAACTGG GTGGGGTTGGCCAGAAATGA